The DNA segment CGCCGCCTCCGCCTGCAAAGAAGGCTTCTTCCAAGGCCAAGGTTAAGTCCGGCCGTGAGCGTGCCGAAAAGCCGGAGGAGCGGCGCGCGGTGATTTCCGGCCGGCTTGTGGCGCCGGTTGAAATTCCCGAAGAGATCGAAGAAGAGGATGTCAGCGATTTCGGCATCGACGGCGGCATTGAAGGCGGTGTCGAAGGTGGAGTTGAAGGCGGTGTCATCGGCGGCGTACTCGGCGGTGTGTTAACGGATACCACCGATACCAGTGATGCCATACGTGTTACCACGGTGCAGCGGCCCAAGTTGATCCGGCGGGTAGAGCCGGAATACCCCTCAGTGGCTTTGAAAGCCCGCATTCGCGGCCGGGTGATTGTTGAGGCGGTCACCGATATCTACGGCCGGGTTCGGGACGCACGCATTATCAGCGGCCATCCCCTGTTAAACGCCAACGCGTTGGCGGCGGTCAAGCAGTGGATTTATGAACCCTACATTGTGAACGGGGTTCCCAAACCGGTGAAGTTTACGGTTATCATTACGTTCAGTTTGCAACAGTAGTTTTTTAATTTAAACAGAATAGGAGGTTTTCTATGCAATTCACTATGCAGGAAATGTGGGCCCACATGGGATTATTATCCAAAACCGTGGTTTTTATCCTGCTTTTCATGTCGGTGTATTCCATTGCCGTGGGCGTGGAAAGGCTGCTTGTCTTTAATAAAGCCAAAAAGCAGTCCAACATTTTGCTCAAACTGATCGGCAAGCTGTGGCAGCAGGGCAAGGTGGAAGAATCCGCCAAACTGGCTTCCGATAAGCGCTTCAAGAACAGCCACCTGGCCAAGGTACTGGTTGCCGGTTTGAATGAATTGGAGTTCCAGAAAGAGAGCAAGGCCGATTACGCTACCCAGGTTGAATCCGCCAAGCGGGCCATTGATCGTGCCACCATCAAGAGTGTCCAGGAATTCAAGCGCGGCTTGAATGCCTTGGCGTCCATCGGTTCAACCAGCCCCTTCGTGGGCCTGTTTGGAACCGTGTTCGGCATCATCAACGCCTTCCAGAGCATGTCCGTATCCGGTTCCGGCGGCATCGGCACCGTGGCTGCGGGTATCGCCGAAGCCCTGATTGCCACCGGCGCAGGTATCGGCGTGGCCGTGATCGCAGTATGGTTCTTTAACACGCTGCTGAACAAGGTGGACATCTTCACCGGAGAGATGGCCAACGCGTCTTCGGAACTCATCGATCACTTCGTAAAACTGAAAGCCAACAAAGGAGCGTGAGTCATGGCCGGCGGAGGAATGGGATCAGGCTCTGCCAAATCAGAGCCCAATGTTGTCCCGCTGTGTGACATCCTTCTGGTTCTCTTGATCATCTTCATGGTGGTCACACCCATGATCCAGAAGGGGGCCAACGTAAAGCTCCCTGAAGCGGCGAACACCCAGGACCAACCTGAGCCCGGGCAATTGATCTCCGTCGATGTCAAAGCCACCGGCGAGATCTACTTGGAGAACAAGTTGCTGGAAGATGGATTGAACAGTTTGCCTTCAGCCATCGAAACCCTCATGGAGGAAAACCAGCAGACCGAATCCAAAGTTCTGCTCAAGGCTGATATCAATCTTGAATACGGTAAACTGGTGGATGTGATGAACGCCATCCGTGAAGCCCGGATCGAGGTGGTAGGTCTGGTTACTGAGAAACTGGCGTCTTCAGAATAAGCAACCTGACAAAACCATAAAAAGGGGAAGCTTCGGCTTCCCCTTTTTTTTCTCATTATAGTGCTGCAATGCCTGATCCGGCCGCATCAGGTCGGTCGGATCTTTCAGTAGAACCCTGGTTAAATCGTTCTCGAATCAGTAATTCTTTCTTTATATAGGATACCGCTAGCCCCCATTGACAGTTTCATATTGAAGGCCTAGAATCAATCCTTGCATCAAATTGATTCTTTTCATCATCGATCATGAGAAGACGCAACTTCATATTGAGTAGTTCAGTCTTATTGGCAGGAGCCGCCGCCGACTACACATCCCTATTCGGAAATCCTGTCTATCAATTGCAAACACTTCCTGAAAATACATTAAAAAGAACAATTTTCTATGGGACGGATCCCAGGCAAAAGATCCATATTTACTCAAGACCCCTCCCATTTGTTGACCAATCGCGCTATCTGGTTGTGAGCATACCTGGTGGAGGGTGGTATAATCACAGGGAAAGCTGGGAAAGCGATAATTCAAAAAGGGAATTGATTCAACTCCTTGAGGACCACGTCGATGTTGCTTATATCGACTTTAGACCTGCCGAAAGCAGCCTGATATGGCCTGCGCAAATGCAGGATTGGATTGCTGCGTTAAGCCTGCTCAAATCAGAATGCAACCCCAGAAAGATTGGCGGGTGGGGGCATTCCGCAGGTGGGCACGGGATATTGACCTTGGCAACCCATCCGCAAACGTGTGAGGACATGCACGCAATAGTAGCGGAAGCCGCGCCTTCAAATTTGGCCAGGCTGGATTCTTTCTGGGACAGATTATTCGGAACGGATACTCCTTTTGCCGCTTCTCTCTTAAGCGCTTCCCCTTTTTACAACCTGGAAAACCTGGGGAGCCGGGTCTTGTTGGTCCATGGGAAAAGAGATGATCTTGTTCCTTATGGCCAATCGGAAGATCTTCATTGTCAGGTAATCAGCAGAGGCAAGGAATCAAAACTAATCCTTTTGGAAAATGCCAATCACAACCTGATGCCTTATGATTCTCAGCAGCCGGTAGTATTAAACCTTGAACAGATTGCAACCGCAACGAGTTGCTTTTTAGAGGAGGGATTACTGGTAGGAAACCCATATTTCAAGAGGAGTCGAATCGAAACAGAAATAGGACACATCTACCCCCCTGTTGAGCGGATTGAAAGTAAAAGGAAATCCAGGCGTGGTCCAATCAGGCTTGATGCACTTGAGATAAAAGACCGGGAGGAAGGAAACAGTGAAGCCTACCGGATATACAATGTTTCCGGAACAGGTTTGAATTTTATTGAGGAAATTCCCAAGCAAGGGGCAATTACAATTTATGGGATTCCGGCAAGGTTTAAGAATAGAGAAGTGGAATTTCTAGTCACGCGTGTTGTCCAGAGCGGCGCAGGCGATCTCATTGAGAGCCGGACCAGCCGGACTTTTTCGGTGTTCGACGAATATTGCGCATAACACATAAAGACCTGAATCCAGTTCTCAGGAAAGCCTGCAATCAGCGGGAACCCGGATACGGATTTTGCTGGGAAGGGTTTCTACGGTGTAGCGGGAGAGCTCTTCTCCACCGTATTCTCCGTCGATGGTGGAAGGGAGAACACCACTCAGTGACTCAATCACCAGTCGCTGGAATTTAAAGCCGCGGTAGAACGGCGCCTTGTGAATGTTCCCCGTAAACAGGCGCTGTACATTGAGTCCCCCGCCCAGCAGAGAGAATTTCTGAAGGATACACAGGTCCAGATGGTTATCCACCGGAGAGGCAAAAGGCGCAATTACGGCTTTGCCTCCGTATTGTTTGAAATTGGCAAACGCCACTATCAGGATCTCGTCATCAATGTATTCGCGGTCATCCATGCGGATGCGGACACGGAAGGAAGGCATTTCAAAATAGCCTTTGAGCCCGTAGTAAACGTAGGGCATGATGCCGCGGTACCGGGACTGCAGGTTGAATTTTTTGGCGATCAGGCCGTCCAGACCGACTCCGGCCACGTTGAAAAAGAAGCGATCGTTCAGTTTACCCACATCCACGAGGGTGTCCGTGCCCTGAACCAGGGTGTCCAGCGCTTTGCGCCAGGATAGGGGAATGCCCAGGTTGCGTACCAGCCCGTTTCCCGAACCTCCGGGCAAAATGCCCAGGGTCTTGTCCGTTCCAACCAGAGAACCGGCAATGGAGTTGATGGTACCGTCACCGCCGAATGCCGTGATAATGTCAAAATGGGGCAAAGCCTGACGGGTGATTTCACTGCCGTGTGCAGGGGAATTGGAATTGATGATCGATACCGTATCAAAGTGACGTCGTAACTTCTGAAAAATCACGGAAGCGGCAATATCTTTGGACACGACGCCGGAAGAGGGGTTGAGAATGATGAGGATGCGCTCGTTCCGGGGCATAGGCGGATTATAGCACAGTTTGGTTGCAGGCTGGGATTGAGGATAGATGAATTCCGTGCCGGATCCTATTCAGGTGGTGAAAGTAGATCCGCGTCTACCGCGGTGATATCGAAAAAATCTTCATCCGGAAAAAAAAGGGCGATTTCCCGGCCGGCGGAAGTCAGGGAATCGGATGCATGGACCAGGTTCTGGGTGATGTGCAAAGCGAAGTCGCCGCGGATGGTACCGGGGTGGGCTTCATCGGGACTGGTGGCTCCAACCAATGTGCGCACGCGTTGAATGGCTTGGGGGCCTCTCCAGACACTGACGAAAACAGGTCCGGAAGTGATAAATTTCAGCAGGCGCTGATAAAAATCCTTGCCCTGATGGGTAGCGTAATGACTGGCCGCGGTATCCCGGGATAGTTGGCGCAAATCCCCCGCAACCATGACAAGTCCCTTTCGCTCCAAACGCCGGATGATGGTGCCAAGCAGGCGGCGCTGCATGGCATCGGGTTTGACCATGACCAAAGTGAGCTCAATGGGGCCGCGCATACTATTGGCCTTTTACCAGACCCTTGAGTAAGGTGGTGATAAATGAGTGGAAAGATTTCAATGTGACATCGAACTCGTCGCTGAAATTGGCTTCCGTCAAGTGGTTGTAGAAATAGAGGAATTCATTCCAGTCCTTGTACTGCAGTTGGTTCAAGTCGGTTTCAATAAAAAGGTTCAGATCAAACAGGATATCAGAAGGTGGAATATGTTCTTTGCGTGAAAAGTAGTCGTTAATTTTTGAATGCAGGTGGGATAATTTTACCCGCACCTCGCCGGCCTTTTCCTTTCGGGATATGTAGTTTTCAAATATCGCGCCACCGGTAATTTGTGGGTCAAAGACCTGGGCGATGGCTTCGATTAATTCCTTAATGGCCATATCACAGATAATGACCATGTTCTTCAGCACTTTGCGGCGATCCGAGCGCTCATTCCGGGTATCGAAGAAATTGGGGAGCTCGCCTTCAAAGATCTTCTGGTATTCCTGTTTGAAATTTTCGAGAACGGTCTGGATAATCCCGTCTTGTTTTTTCCCCAGGTTCGTCACCACATGTTCCCGCAAGAGGTTGTCGTGAAATGTGTATAAATTCTCCTGACTCCGTTTCAGTGCCAGAATCAATGGGATGATGTGATCGAGGTTGCGGCTGCGG comes from the Candidatus Aminicenantes bacterium genome and includes:
- a CDS encoding energy transducer TonB, translated to PPPPAKKASSKAKVKSGRERAEKPEERRAVISGRLVAPVEIPEEIEEEDVSDFGIDGGIEGGVEGGVEGGVIGGVLGGVLTDTTDTSDAIRVTTVQRPKLIRRVEPEYPSVALKARIRGRVIVEAVTDIYGRVRDARIISGHPLLNANALAAVKQWIYEPYIVNGVPKPVKFTVIITFSLQQ
- a CDS encoding diacylglycerol kinase family lipid kinase, giving the protein MPRNERILIILNPSSGVVSKDIAASVIFQKLRRHFDTVSIINSNSPAHGSEITRQALPHFDIITAFGGDGTINSIAGSLVGTDKTLGILPGGSGNGLVRNLGIPLSWRKALDTLVQGTDTLVDVGKLNDRFFFNVAGVGLDGLIAKKFNLQSRYRGIMPYVYYGLKGYFEMPSFRVRIRMDDREYIDDEILIVAFANFKQYGGKAVIAPFASPVDNHLDLCILQKFSLLGGGLNVQRLFTGNIHKAPFYRGFKFQRLVIESLSGVLPSTIDGEYGGEELSRYTVETLPSKIRIRVPADCRLS
- a CDS encoding nucleoside-diphosphate kinase, giving the protein MRGPIELTLVMVKPDAMQRRLLGTIIRRLERKGLVMVAGDLRQLSRDTAASHYATHQGKDFYQRLLKFITSGPVFVSVWRGPQAIQRVRTLVGATSPDEAHPGTIRGDFALHITQNLVHASDSLTSAGREIALFFPDEDFFDITAVDADLLSPPE
- a CDS encoding biopolymer transporter ExbD; the encoded protein is MGSGSAKSEPNVVPLCDILLVLLIIFMVVTPMIQKGANVKLPEAANTQDQPEPGQLISVDVKATGEIYLENKLLEDGLNSLPSAIETLMEENQQTESKVLLKADINLEYGKLVDVMNAIREARIEVVGLVTEKLASSE